From Bombus huntii isolate Logan2020A chromosome 4, iyBomHunt1.1, whole genome shotgun sequence, one genomic window encodes:
- the LOC126864659 gene encoding uncharacterized protein LOC126864659: protein MVRRKADARSIDSSRTARSDKSRTDVLVDRRKIQKAHILKEIRYFRKSVKLLIPKLPFARIVKEIMTDLFPRSDVRRVQESALEALQEATEAYLVQFFEDCVLLSQHGKRVTLQIQDMILMRRLRGRDDIINK from the exons atggtaCGCCGAAAAGCTGATGCAAG ATCAATTGACAGTTCGCGAACAGCACGCAGTGATAAATCTAGG ACTGACGTTTTAGTGGACAGACGCAAAATTCAAAAGGCACAcattttgaaagaaattcgatattttagaaaaagtGTAAAATTGCTTATACCAAAACTACCTTTTGCTCGTATAGTTAAAGAAATTATGACAGATTTATTTCCTAGAAGTGATGTAAGAAG AGTACAAGAATCTGCACTTGAAGCACTGCAAGAAGCTACTGAAGCATATCTAGTTCAATTCTTTGAAGATTGTGTATTATTGTCACAGCATGGAAAGCGTGTGACTCTTCAAATTCAAGATATGATTTTAATGAGACGACTCAGAGGAAGAgatgatattataaataaatga
- the LOC126864652 gene encoding myeloid differentiation primary response protein MyD88, whose protein sequence is MTVELSAVPLVSLSAQSKCVISSLLNPLKILPSENGLPRDWRGLAHVCKLSGEIIPLLTSHPDPTAYILTAWQQQEKDITLKDLQTVLEEIERWDILDDTSKLFEKDGERYLEQLQRSQTSAEVISNDIDEKVLTVDDIHRLKQGLENQYYDAFLLYAAEDVNWATEMLEKLENKYNLKLCVKDRDLIAGVTFEHEAIMTLISERCNRLIVLISNNFLKSPANKFFLSYAQALGIDKRQRKVIPCLYEKCKLPPQLQYMFVLDYNRVGLYDFWGKLRDSVQVVNKVEKNTSIVPVKDFSNFDATNENEKDKESTKESFEVQKPRLQNNKEMLNSIKENPNIPEFDSVHKLKDNDNSKDNFLQWTKKNFLQWSKKENNRKEYVPISETVSLPSIRNLDTLSTSTESIEKKNKTKFINKYVKRVQLKKILVKS, encoded by the exons ATGACGGTTGAATTATCAGCAGTACCACTTGTTTCTTTATCCGCCCAAAGTAAATGTGTTATTTCATCATTATTAAATCCTCTAAAAATTTTGCCTTCTGAAAATGGATTACCAAG AGATTGGAGAGGCCTCGCGCACGTTTGCAAATTAAGTGGAGAAATAATACCACTATTGACGTCGCATCCAGATCCAACTGCATATATTTTAACAGCTTGGCAACaacaagaaaaagatattacgCTGAAGGATTTACAGACTGTGCTGGAAGAAATTGAACGATGGGATATCTTAGACGATACATCAAAACTTTTTG AGAAAGATGGTGAAAGATACCTAGAACAATTGCAAAGGTCTCAGACATCAGCTGAAGTAATTTCAAATGACATTGATGAAAAAGTTCTTACTGTAG aTGATATTCATAGACTAAAACAAGGATTAGAAAATCAATATTATGATGCTTTCTTATTGTATGCTGCTGAAGATGTTAATTGGGCCACTGAAATGTtggaaaaattggaaaataaatataacttgAAG CTTTGTGTAAAAGATCGTGATTTAATTGCTGGAGTTACATTCGAACATGAAGCCATAATGACTTTGATATCAGAACGCTGTAATAGACTAATTGTTctaatatcaaacaattttttaaaaagccCAGCAAACAAATTCTTTTTGAGCTATGCTCAAGCATTAGGCATTG ATAAACGACAAAGgaaagttataccatgtttGTATGAAAAATGCAAATTGCCACCACAGCTACAATATATGTTTGTATTAGATTATAACAGAGTGGGTTTGTATGACTTCTGGGGAAAATTAAGGGACTCTGTACAGGTTGTAAATAAAGTAGAAAAAAATACCAGTATTGTCCCTGTGAAAGATTTCAGCAACTTTGATGCGactaatgaaaatgaaaaagataaagaaagtaCAAAAGAATCTTTTGAAGTACAAAAACCTcgtttacaaaataataaagaaatgcTTAATAGCATAAAAGAGAATCCAAACATTCCTGAATTTGACAGTGTTCATAAGTTGAAAGATAATGATAATTCGAAagataattttttacaatGGACAAAAAAGAACTTTTTACAGTGGtccaaaaaagaaaataatagaaaggAGTATGTACCAATCTCAGAGACTGTTAGTTTACCATCTATCAGGAATCTGGATACATTGAGCACATCAACAGAGtcaatagaaaaaaagaataaaacaaagtttataaataaatatgtaaaaaggGTACAGTTAAAAAAGATACTTGTCAAATCATAA